In a single window of the Bacillus clarus genome:
- the rfbG gene encoding CDP-glucose 4,6-dehydratase: MATPSFWHKKKVFITGHTGFKGTWLTLYLTSLGAEVTGYSSHSPSTPYLFEQSKAAKECHTMKGDITDYHSLLQAAIQSKPDVIFHLAAQPLVTTSYNNPIETFKTNVLGTVHVLEVAKHVESVRIIINVTSDKCYENDGTGNRAFHENDRLGGHDPYSASKACAELVATSYQKSFFHSNTPNLASVRAGNVIGGGDWAENRLFPDIIRAYMQGSTLYIRNSNAIRPWQHVLDPLNGYVLLAERLWDNTNYGGAWNFGPIDQPHMTVNELIQIVVKLWNKKLSILSPTTSSPYESPILTLDSSKSMKELLWIPKLSTAQAISWTIDWYQNYVSGKNMEPFTRQQISAFKNL; this comes from the coding sequence ATGGCTACTCCATCATTTTGGCATAAGAAAAAAGTATTTATTACTGGGCATACCGGGTTTAAAGGTACTTGGCTCACACTTTATTTAACTTCTCTCGGTGCAGAAGTAACTGGATATTCTTCTCATTCCCCGTCAACCCCTTACCTCTTTGAACAGTCTAAAGCAGCAAAAGAATGTCATACAATGAAAGGCGATATTACGGATTACCATTCTTTATTACAGGCCGCTATACAAAGTAAACCAGACGTTATCTTTCATTTAGCCGCTCAGCCACTAGTCACGACTTCATATAATAATCCTATTGAAACTTTTAAAACGAATGTTTTAGGAACTGTTCATGTACTAGAAGTAGCAAAACATGTAGAAAGTGTACGTATTATTATTAATGTTACGAGTGATAAATGTTATGAAAATGATGGAACTGGCAACCGTGCCTTCCACGAAAACGATCGCCTCGGCGGACACGATCCCTATAGTGCTAGTAAAGCTTGTGCTGAATTAGTCGCAACCTCTTATCAAAAATCCTTCTTTCATTCTAATACCCCTAACCTCGCCTCAGTAAGAGCTGGTAACGTCATTGGTGGTGGGGACTGGGCAGAGAATAGACTATTTCCAGATATCATTCGTGCATATATGCAGGGCAGTACATTGTATATAAGAAACTCAAATGCAATTCGCCCATGGCAACATGTATTAGATCCATTAAATGGCTATGTACTTTTAGCTGAGAGACTTTGGGACAACACTAACTATGGAGGAGCATGGAATTTTGGACCAATCGATCAACCTCATATGACAGTGAATGAATTAATTCAAATAGTCGTGAAGCTATGGAATAAAAAATTATCAATACTCTCACCTACTACTAGTTCTCCTTACGAATCTCCCATTTTAACACTTGATAGTTCGAAATCGATGAAAGAATTATTATGGATTCCAAAATTATCAACCGCACAAGCCATTTCTTGGACTATTGACTGGTACCAAAACTATGTATCCGGTAAAAACATGGAACCATTTACACGACAACAAATCAGTGCGTTTAAGAATTTATAA
- a CDS encoding cysteine peptidase family C39 domain-containing protein — MHKYLVKQHDATDCAAACLAMVCMYYKKDISITKLRDLLGTDIKGTTLKSLESGAKRLGFDAKAIRVNRETFTSKFSLPAIAHIITKEGVTHFVVVHKITKHSVVVLDPAKGKQKMSIIEFFNYFDGILLLLAPNNEFVVESNKNKNTLRTFIKLLMPQKMLFVYSIIASLLLTILGV, encoded by the coding sequence ATGCATAAATATTTGGTAAAACAACATGATGCAACGGATTGCGCAGCAGCCTGTCTTGCAATGGTGTGTATGTATTATAAAAAAGATATATCTATTACAAAGTTAAGAGATTTATTGGGAACTGATATAAAAGGAACTACACTAAAGAGTCTTGAGTCAGGAGCCAAAAGATTAGGTTTTGATGCAAAAGCGATTAGGGTAAATCGTGAAACATTTACGAGTAAATTTTCTCTTCCGGCAATTGCTCATATTATTACTAAAGAAGGGGTTACCCACTTTGTTGTTGTTCATAAAATTACAAAGCATAGTGTTGTTGTTTTAGATCCTGCAAAAGGAAAACAGAAAATGTCAATCATTGAGTTTTTTAATTATTTTGATGGAATCTTATTATTACTTGCACCCAACAATGAATTTGTAGTAGAGAGTAATAAAAACAAAAATACTTTGCGAACTTTTATAAAGTTGCTTATGCCACAAAAAATGTTATTTGTTTATAGCATTATTGCTTCTTTGTTATTAACAATCTTAGGAGTATAA
- a CDS encoding peptidase domain-containing ABC transporter has product MAFVTLSAYFMDPIGRLIHVQLTVQEASVSLARISELYDVEKEQLNDKKQKVEELSGDIKLENITYRYGSRSPVLENVSITIPEGKKVALVGGSGSGKTTITKLLLRYYSPEEGSIRISGTDINALDLYSYRKSISYIPQNIELFSGTIRENISLGIRGVTDGQLRKSCNDAGCKEFIERLPGKYDTYLDEAGGGLSGGEKQKIALARALILNNKFTILDEATSNLDFISEANVYNTLFSKKKHSTMLIIAHRLSTIQDCDIIYVLDQGKVVEEGTHQSLLEKKAVYYKLYSSQVGNSLKEKSLIENYEFQNEENVTEYIGDEIVEYS; this is encoded by the coding sequence ATGGCTTTTGTAACTTTATCAGCTTACTTTATGGATCCTATCGGAAGATTAATACATGTTCAACTTACTGTTCAAGAAGCGAGTGTGTCCCTTGCGAGAATCTCAGAATTGTATGATGTAGAAAAAGAACAGTTAAATGATAAAAAACAAAAAGTAGAAGAATTATCTGGTGATATTAAATTAGAAAATATAACGTATAGATACGGAAGTAGAAGTCCGGTTTTAGAGAATGTATCAATTACAATCCCAGAAGGTAAAAAAGTAGCATTAGTAGGTGGATCAGGGAGTGGTAAAACTACAATCACTAAATTGTTATTAAGGTATTATTCTCCTGAAGAAGGAAGTATTAGAATTTCTGGAACAGATATTAACGCTTTAGATTTGTATAGCTATAGAAAAAGCATTTCATATATACCGCAAAATATAGAATTGTTCTCTGGAACTATTAGAGAAAATATATCTTTGGGTATAAGAGGTGTAACTGATGGGCAGTTGAGAAAATCTTGTAACGATGCTGGATGTAAAGAATTTATAGAGAGATTACCAGGTAAGTATGATACATATTTAGATGAAGCGGGTGGAGGACTTTCTGGTGGAGAAAAACAAAAGATTGCTTTAGCGCGTGCTCTAATACTAAATAATAAGTTTACAATATTAGATGAGGCTACAAGTAATCTGGACTTTATTAGCGAAGCAAATGTGTATAATACTTTATTCTCAAAAAAGAAACATTCTACAATGTTAATCATTGCGCATAGGCTTTCAACTATTCAAGATTGTGACATTATTTATGTTTTAGATCAAGGAAAAGTAGTTGAAGAAGGGACGCATCAATCCCTATTGGAGAAAAAAGCAGTATATTATAAATTATATTCTAGTCAAGTAGGTAATTCTTTAAAAGAGAAAAGTTTAATAGAAAACTATGAATTTCAGAACGAAGAGAATGTGACTGAGTATATAGGAGATGAGATAGTTGAGTACAGTTGA
- a CDS encoding class I SAM-dependent methyltransferase, producing the protein MEQTKMLELNKKCWDVVAPYFFQVDCLPKYGPYTVSEDEIHLFDAIENKNVLDIGCGSGHSLQYMAKCGAKKLWGLDLSAAQIEAAHQTLDAWNHHLICGAMEDEVNIPKEYFDIVYSIYALGWTSDLRKTLGLIYSYLKPGGSFIFSWEHPVYSNLLYGTEEIVLKSSYHEETPITFETFKGKEVQAVLYKRKMSTYINELIRAGFTIERIEEPEPSSAFDEEIAKPSTKYYSLYKARMLPTTLIIKARK; encoded by the coding sequence ATGGAACAAACAAAAATGTTAGAGCTAAATAAAAAGTGCTGGGATGTAGTTGCACCGTATTTCTTTCAAGTAGATTGTTTACCTAAGTATGGACCATATACTGTTTCTGAAGATGAAATTCATTTGTTTGATGCAATTGAAAATAAAAACGTCCTTGACATTGGTTGTGGCAGTGGGCACTCTTTACAATATATGGCGAAGTGTGGTGCGAAAAAATTATGGGGACTCGATCTTTCAGCGGCACAAATTGAGGCAGCGCACCAAACGTTAGATGCATGGAATCATCATTTAATTTGTGGTGCAATGGAAGACGAAGTAAACATTCCAAAAGAGTATTTTGATATTGTTTACTCTATATATGCGTTAGGATGGACGTCAGATTTAAGAAAAACATTGGGACTTATATATTCGTATTTAAAACCAGGAGGGAGTTTTATTTTTAGTTGGGAGCATCCGGTGTATTCAAATTTACTGTACGGAACAGAAGAAATTGTTTTAAAGTCTTCTTATCATGAGGAAACTCCTATTACGTTTGAAACGTTTAAAGGGAAAGAAGTACAAGCAGTGCTATACAAAAGAAAAATGAGCACATACATAAATGAGCTAATTAGAGCAGGATTTACAATTGAGAGAATAGAAGAGCCTGAACCATCTAGTGCATTTGATGAAGAAATAGCTAAGCCTTCTACAAAATATTACTCTTTATATAAGGCTAGAATGTTGCCGACAACTTTAATTATTAAAGCGAGAAAATAA
- the rfbF gene encoding glucose-1-phosphate cytidylyltransferase: MKAVILAGGYGTRIGEETHLKPKPMIEIGTKPILWHIMSLFSHYGITEFIICLGYKGYAIKEFFLNYNLHMSDFTIQLNDNTITSHSHHIEPWKVTLIDTGQNTETGGRVKRIQKYIGDESFCLTYGDGLSNVNIKTLIGFHKKHGKIATVTAVQPPGRFGSLIIDEQSVSAFKEKPLGDGGWVNGGFFVLCPEVFNYISGDTAVFETDTLVQLVNKNELSAYKHTDFWHPMDTLRDKKKLVELWESNNAPWKVW, from the coding sequence ATGAAAGCTGTTATTCTTGCTGGTGGGTATGGTACTCGGATTGGGGAAGAAACACATTTAAAGCCAAAACCTATGATTGAAATCGGGACAAAGCCTATCCTTTGGCATATTATGAGTCTATTCAGTCATTACGGTATTACTGAATTTATTATTTGCTTAGGTTACAAAGGTTATGCAATTAAAGAATTTTTTCTAAATTACAATTTACACATGTCAGATTTCACTATTCAATTAAACGATAATACGATAACTAGCCATTCACATCATATAGAACCTTGGAAAGTGACACTTATCGATACAGGGCAAAATACAGAAACTGGCGGGCGTGTCAAAAGAATTCAAAAGTACATTGGAGACGAATCTTTCTGTCTTACGTATGGTGATGGATTGAGTAATGTAAATATAAAAACACTTATCGGATTCCACAAAAAACATGGGAAAATCGCTACCGTTACCGCTGTTCAACCCCCCGGTAGATTCGGTTCTCTTATAATAGATGAACAATCTGTTTCAGCATTCAAAGAAAAACCTCTAGGCGATGGCGGTTGGGTTAATGGCGGTTTCTTTGTTTTATGCCCTGAAGTTTTCAATTATATTAGCGGAGATACAGCTGTTTTTGAGACTGATACTTTAGTTCAATTAGTAAACAAAAATGAACTCTCTGCGTATAAACATACTGATTTTTGGCATCCGATGGACACTCTTCGAGATAAGAAAAAATTAGTCGAGCTATGGGAAAGTAACAATGCTCCATGGAAGGTTTGGTAA
- a CDS encoding MDR family MFS transporter, which yields MKSLSIPIRFMLVSSFFMAFGYFAVYAFLAIYLSLFLHFSAMQVGTILTVMIITSRVVPLLSGIIADKIGNIIMMIFGLLLRGIGFVCLGIFLDFYAISISASLIGFGTAFYEPAARAVFGSQPAHLRKDLFTYLNLAFNSGAIIGPIAGSFLLLWNPIYPFILAGSLMLLFAILLYFLKAHFQVSTENTPILSGLQVTLKNKHFLSFSFIMTFFYIMFTQLTVALPLHMTNISHSSQLGAFVITINATTGVLFMILFRKIFHKYNTLSIIKYGVLLMGISFLLIPLFQHPYWLFCCVILFTIGETLVLPNADIAIANYSNESYTATYFGFYQLSLAFGFMIGNYTGTWFTSNMQRMHTPWIVFGTLGIIGFIALHILKNKELSLEGDKVKL from the coding sequence ATGAAAAGCCTTTCCATACCGATACGTTTTATGCTTGTTTCTTCATTTTTTATGGCATTTGGATACTTTGCTGTATATGCATTTTTAGCTATCTACTTATCTCTTTTTCTACATTTTTCTGCAATGCAAGTAGGAACGATATTAACCGTTATGATAATTACTTCAAGAGTTGTCCCTCTACTTTCCGGTATAATTGCTGACAAAATAGGCAATATCATTATGATGATATTCGGATTACTATTAAGAGGGATTGGCTTTGTTTGTTTAGGAATATTTTTAGATTTTTACGCAATTTCTATTTCCGCTTCACTCATTGGATTTGGTACTGCATTTTACGAACCAGCTGCTCGTGCTGTATTCGGCTCACAACCGGCTCACCTTAGAAAAGATTTATTTACATACTTAAACCTCGCTTTTAATAGCGGTGCCATTATCGGTCCAATCGCAGGGAGTTTCTTACTTTTATGGAACCCGATATACCCTTTCATACTGGCCGGATCACTTATGTTATTATTTGCTATTCTTCTTTATTTTCTTAAAGCTCACTTCCAAGTTTCAACTGAAAATACACCGATCTTATCTGGATTACAAGTCACATTAAAAAACAAACATTTTCTCTCATTTTCATTTATTATGACTTTCTTTTACATTATGTTTACTCAATTAACTGTCGCTCTCCCGCTTCATATGACAAATATAAGTCATAGTAGTCAGTTAGGGGCATTTGTCATTACAATTAACGCAACGACGGGCGTCTTATTTATGATTTTATTCCGAAAGATTTTTCATAAATACAATACTCTCTCGATTATAAAATATGGTGTTTTATTAATGGGCATTTCTTTTTTACTCATCCCCTTATTCCAACACCCATATTGGCTATTTTGTTGTGTAATTTTATTTACTATTGGTGAAACACTCGTATTACCTAACGCTGATATCGCAATTGCGAATTACAGTAATGAATCTTACACAGCTACTTATTTCGGATTTTATCAACTATCACTTGCTTTCGGGTTTATGATTGGTAACTATACAGGTACATGGTTTACATCAAATATGCAACGTATGCATACACCGTGGATTGTTTTCGGCACACTCGGAATTATTGGATTTATCGCACTTCATATTTTAAAAAATAAAGAACTTAGCTTGGAAGGCGATAAAGTGAAACTTTAA
- a CDS encoding DUF2179 domain-containing protein, with protein MLQALLIFVLQIIYVPVLTIRTILLVKNQTRSAAGVGLLEGVIYIVSLGIVFQDLSNWMNIVAYVIGFSAGLLLGGYIENKLAIGYITYQVSLLDRCNELVDELRHSGFGVTVFEGEGINSVRYRLDIVAKRSREKELLEIINQIAPKAFMSSYEIRSFKGGYLTKAMKKRALMKKKDHAS; from the coding sequence ATGTTACAAGCGTTACTTATTTTTGTGCTTCAAATTATTTACGTTCCAGTATTAACAATCCGTACGATTTTGCTTGTAAAGAATCAAACGAGATCCGCTGCTGGTGTTGGATTGTTAGAAGGAGTAATCTACATTGTAAGTTTGGGTATTGTATTTCAAGATTTATCAAATTGGATGAATATTGTTGCCTATGTCATCGGCTTTAGTGCTGGACTTTTATTAGGCGGTTATATAGAAAATAAATTAGCAATTGGGTATATTACGTATCAAGTTAGTTTACTAGATCGTTGTAATGAATTAGTAGATGAATTGAGACATTCTGGATTTGGCGTTACAGTATTTGAGGGGGAAGGAATAAACTCCGTTCGTTATCGCTTAGATATTGTTGCAAAGCGTTCCCGTGAGAAAGAGCTTTTAGAAATTATTAATCAAATAGCACCGAAAGCGTTTATGTCTTCTTATGAAATCCGGTCTTTCAAAGGTGGATATTTAACGAAGGCAATGAAGAAAAGAGCATTAATGAAAAAGAAAGATCATGCATCATAA
- a CDS encoding hemolysin family protein: protein MEIFNLVMVAILIAFTGFFVAAEFAIVKVRSSRIDQLVAEGKRGALAAKKVTTNLDEYLSACQLGITVTAMGLGWLGEPTIEKLLHPLFEKWNLNPSISQVLTFGLAFMTMTYLHVVVGELAPKTMAIQKAERVTLLFAGPLMMFYKVMYPFIWILNGSARLVTGLFGLKPASEHEVAHTEEELRLILSESYESGEINQAEYKYVNNIFEFDNRIAKEIMVPRTEIVGFYLEDSVEEHMKIIQSERYTRYPIFGEDKDDIIGMVNVKDFFIRYMNNDKEDLSSIRTYMRPIIEVMETTPIHDLLLQMQKKRIPMAVLYDEYGGTAGIVTLEDILEEIVGEIRDEYDEDEAPPIQHVNEYHKIVDGKVLITEVKDLFGLHIEEEDVDTIGGWIMMQNHEIEEGQYVEAEGYEFKVLEKDAYQIKRVEIRKMDHQQEKAATV, encoded by the coding sequence TTGGAAATATTTAATTTAGTCATGGTTGCGATTTTAATCGCATTTACTGGATTTTTCGTAGCAGCAGAGTTTGCGATTGTTAAAGTACGTTCAAGTCGCATTGATCAGCTTGTTGCGGAAGGAAAACGCGGTGCGTTAGCAGCGAAAAAGGTAACAACAAATTTAGATGAATATTTATCTGCTTGTCAATTAGGTATTACAGTTACAGCGATGGGACTAGGTTGGTTAGGTGAACCTACTATAGAAAAATTATTACACCCGTTATTTGAGAAGTGGAATTTAAATCCTTCCATTTCACAAGTGTTAACATTCGGTCTTGCATTTATGACGATGACATATTTGCACGTAGTAGTCGGAGAGTTAGCACCAAAAACAATGGCGATTCAAAAAGCTGAAAGAGTAACATTGTTATTTGCAGGTCCGTTAATGATGTTCTATAAAGTGATGTATCCTTTTATTTGGATACTGAATGGTTCGGCTCGTCTTGTAACTGGTTTATTCGGTTTGAAACCAGCTTCTGAACATGAAGTAGCTCATACAGAAGAAGAGTTACGTCTTATTCTTTCAGAGAGCTATGAAAGTGGAGAAATTAATCAAGCTGAATACAAGTATGTAAATAATATCTTTGAATTTGATAATCGCATTGCGAAAGAGATTATGGTGCCACGAACAGAAATCGTAGGCTTCTATCTTGAAGATTCAGTAGAAGAACACATGAAAATCATCCAAAGTGAAAGATATACACGTTATCCAATCTTTGGTGAAGATAAAGATGATATTATCGGTATGGTCAATGTAAAAGATTTCTTTATTCGATATATGAACAACGATAAAGAAGATTTATCATCGATTCGCACGTATATGCGTCCGATTATTGAAGTTATGGAAACAACTCCAATTCACGATCTATTACTGCAAATGCAGAAGAAGCGAATTCCGATGGCTGTGTTATATGATGAGTACGGAGGAACAGCTGGAATTGTAACGCTTGAAGATATATTGGAGGAAATCGTCGGCGAAATTCGTGATGAATATGATGAAGATGAAGCACCACCAATTCAACATGTAAATGAATATCACAAAATTGTTGATGGAAAAGTGTTAATTACAGAAGTGAAAGACTTATTTGGATTACACATTGAAGAAGAAGATGTAGATACAATTGGTGGATGGATCATGATGCAGAATCATGAGATTGAAGAAGGACAATACGTTGAAGCTGAAGGTTATGAGTTTAAAGTATTAGAGAAAGATGCTTATCAAATTAAACGTGTTGAAATTCGAAAAATGGATCATCAACAAGAGAAAGCAGCAACTGTGTAA
- a CDS encoding ATP synthase subunit I → MVQVALRVYRLQLYTIFSCLLLMWAVTPFGKQVTGFGIGLAVSAYCLWLLARRVEKIGRSIVLKEKAPGLGILNRFAAAILGAIIMYEIEHEMKMWAFGTGILGGHFLMIANLAYANMQLVKEEEKRKESASQKSN, encoded by the coding sequence TTGGTTCAAGTAGCTTTACGTGTATATCGACTACAATTGTATACAATTTTTAGTTGTTTACTATTGATGTGGGCTGTTACTCCGTTTGGAAAACAAGTAACAGGGTTTGGAATCGGATTAGCGGTAAGTGCATATTGTCTTTGGTTATTAGCTCGCAGAGTGGAGAAAATAGGAAGAAGTATTGTGCTTAAGGAAAAAGCTCCTGGATTAGGGATTTTAAATCGATTTGCAGCTGCTATATTAGGAGCGATTATTATGTATGAGATTGAGCATGAAATGAAAATGTGGGCATTTGGTACGGGAATTTTAGGTGGGCACTTTTTAATGATTGCGAATCTGGCTTATGCAAATATGCAGCTAGTGAAAGAAGAAGAGAAGCGAAAGGAAAGTGCTTCTCAAAAATCGAATTAA
- a CDS encoding MerR family transcriptional regulator: protein MYRIGQLAHLAHVSKRTIDYYTNLGILKAERSQSNYRYYDETAFETLQFIEKCKEIHMPLCEIKERIEEKKKLLGINEHVSKQVNEVTDHIHRLEAELTELKPLLDELTDSQREKISKSLSGQTTALIQTLALLL, encoded by the coding sequence GTGTATCGAATCGGACAGTTGGCTCACTTGGCTCATGTGTCGAAACGAACGATTGATTATTATACGAATCTAGGTATCTTAAAAGCGGAGCGATCTCAATCTAATTATCGCTATTACGACGAAACAGCATTTGAAACACTACAATTTATTGAGAAATGCAAAGAAATTCATATGCCGCTTTGTGAGATTAAAGAGAGAATCGAGGAGAAGAAGAAGCTGCTCGGTATCAATGAACACGTTTCGAAACAAGTGAATGAAGTGACAGACCATATTCATCGATTAGAAGCAGAGTTAACTGAGTTAAAACCTCTATTAGATGAATTAACTGATTCACAACGTGAAAAAATATCGAAATCTTTATCTGGTCAAACGACAGCTTTAATACAGACACTTGCTCTATTATTATAG
- a CDS encoding CGNR zinc finger domain-containing protein, with the protein MPLSQNQEAPGQLEIIREFLNTWRIPNDTRTPIDQFQTVDDVITFRGKYWDEESSFHTLDELKQFREEIRLAVEEQGTLQKWFEKYSFRVCVTENMDDITYEPIRENNLYTMMLQIILTTINEKQWGRLKACPDCRWVFYDHSRNGSKRWCGMYAGGKEGRACGTIAKVKNYRAKRKGRSGYNG; encoded by the coding sequence ATACCTTTGAGTCAAAATCAAGAAGCACCGGGTCAACTCGAGATAATAAGGGAGTTTTTAAATACATGGAGAATACCGAATGATACAAGAACCCCTATAGATCAGTTTCAGACAGTAGATGATGTTATAACATTTAGGGGGAAATATTGGGATGAAGAGTCTTCTTTTCATACGTTGGATGAGTTAAAGCAATTTAGAGAGGAAATTCGTCTTGCTGTTGAAGAACAGGGAACGTTGCAAAAGTGGTTTGAGAAGTATTCATTCCGAGTATGTGTGACAGAAAATATGGACGATATTACATATGAACCGATAAGAGAAAATAATTTGTATACGATGATGTTACAAATTATTTTGACGACTATTAATGAAAAACAATGGGGAAGGTTAAAAGCATGTCCAGATTGCCGCTGGGTCTTTTATGATCATTCTCGTAATGGAAGTAAAAGATGGTGTGGTATGTATGCAGGAGGGAAAGAAGGAAGAGCCTGCGGTACCATCGCAAAAGTGAAAAATTATCGAGCTAAGAGAAAAGGAAGATCAGGTTATAACGGCTAA
- a CDS encoding HlyD family efflux transporter periplasmic adaptor subunit, whose protein sequence is MEIYNLNEITDSRILYDKKPPRFMLFIIAVVMIMITISIIWSIYTVKTYVVKGQGIVTTQNKQNIMSPVSGAVEEIHVEEGKKVYKGDLLLSLKPTQSNLQIEQTNEQVVHLNERLKLLTRAQTNVSKGTNDFDTKNSDEFEFYNKLKSLQVKIKEFEFSKVTEDTLKQQNYTDEQIIDYKNKATNKREQAKYDTLSEFTNEKKQIEMEVNKLEAQKSALVKSLEEYKIFATEDGKFHLSSKITMGMVIQAGMLVGSLAGENEDLIIELNMPAAERTKVKIKDDVEMVVAGLNQSEYGTIKGKVISIAEDAIIDEKKESNNIYFKMKIKPEKSYLEDKNNKKVNLSLGMLTEVRIKYEKISYLQYLTELMGITM, encoded by the coding sequence TTGGAAATATATAATTTAAACGAGATTACCGATAGTAGAATATTATATGACAAAAAACCTCCAAGATTTATGCTATTCATAATAGCAGTAGTGATGATTATGATAACAATTTCTATCATATGGTCAATATATACCGTTAAAACATATGTCGTAAAAGGACAAGGTATTGTTACAACACAAAATAAACAAAATATTATGTCTCCTGTTTCAGGTGCGGTTGAAGAAATTCATGTAGAAGAAGGTAAAAAGGTATATAAGGGTGATTTGCTTTTATCTTTAAAACCCACGCAGTCAAATTTACAGATAGAGCAAACAAATGAACAGGTAGTACACTTAAATGAACGATTAAAGTTGCTTACACGAGCTCAGACAAATGTTTCGAAAGGAACAAATGATTTCGATACAAAAAATAGTGATGAATTTGAATTTTATAATAAGTTAAAATCTTTGCAGGTGAAAATAAAAGAATTCGAATTTAGCAAAGTTACTGAAGATACTCTTAAGCAGCAAAATTATACGGATGAGCAGATTATAGATTATAAAAATAAGGCGACAAATAAGAGAGAGCAAGCAAAATATGATACGCTTTCAGAATTTACTAATGAAAAGAAGCAAATTGAAATGGAAGTAAATAAATTGGAAGCTCAAAAAAGTGCTTTAGTAAAAAGTCTTGAAGAATATAAAATCTTTGCTACTGAAGATGGTAAATTTCATTTAAGTAGTAAGATAACTATGGGAATGGTTATTCAGGCTGGGATGTTAGTGGGAAGTCTTGCTGGAGAGAATGAAGATTTGATTATAGAATTGAATATGCCAGCTGCGGAAAGAACAAAAGTAAAAATCAAAGATGATGTTGAAATGGTGGTAGCAGGTCTAAATCAAAGTGAGTATGGTACCATTAAGGGAAAGGTAATCAGTATTGCTGAAGATGCAATAATTGATGAAAAAAAAGAATCTAATAATATATATTTTAAAATGAAGATTAAACCAGAAAAAAGTTATTTAGAGGATAAAAATAACAAAAAGGTAAATTTGTCTTTAGGAATGTTGACTGAAGTAAGAATTAAGTATGAAAAAATATCTTATTTACAATATTTAACGGAATTAATGGGGATTACAATGTGA